DNA from Daucus carota subsp. sativus chromosome 1, DH1 v3.0, whole genome shotgun sequence:
GAGCCTGTAGGAGTCTTTCTAAAAAGCCCCCGCTAACAACTTGAAATTTTAGAGAACTATCTAGTAGCTTAACATGGTATCAACAAAAATTTGGGATAGATCTCGAGTTTGATTCCTTCCTACCCCCGAAATTCTCAATTATAAAATCTGAACACTAAGGCAAATATTTCTCCAAATTGATGACTCTCGACTCAAAACTGGGTTTTCCGGTGAAGGAGTGTtgagatattatttattaaaatatcttcTGCACAACTTGAATATTTAGGAGAGCCAGTGACTGAATAACCTACATAGAGATTAAGAGGTGCGATTGGATTATATTGCACATGCATGTCCACCATATACAATATTCATGGTTAGTATATTAACCCACTACCCACATAACACCCTCTGCATAAAACAAACTCAATGAATTGAGTTTTATCTACTGTATTTCTGGGGCAATGAGGGAGATCAACACTTTAAAATGATTGAGCCATTCAGCTGTTACCATTACTGGCCTACTACTTTTTGGTGGTGTTATATATAATCccaaattttgttttttctccTTGGAGTTGTTTAAATTCCCAACAATTCAGGCTCAGCTTGCTTAAATTCTGTTTGCACTTTGATTACTTTAGTGTATATTAAAGAATTGAGTAAAACATCAGAcataatcatctaaaatatcAAACTAACGTTGAAAGAACTCGATTCACTCAGATACCAGCCTCCCTCACAACCATTGTCTTCTTACAATGGTTCATATGCAAACATAGTTTTGACAGGAATGTATACTTTGCACACCTCACTGCGCAACAACTTATAattaacactacaagaaaaaagaGCTTTTATTCGAACTGAGAAGGAATTCTTTTATATAGGAAATTTAGTATGATGAGgttctgttttttctttttagtgCTAGTGGTGATCACCAAATTCCAAAACGGTGTACTAAGCAAACAGCACATGGAATCCAATATCCCCTATTACCTTAAAGCTTTTCGTCTATCAACATCCATACCTTACCATTGTGTTATGCATGGCTAAAATCCAAATCCAGGTTTAATTATTCATGGCTCAAAGGCTGTAAGCACTTTATTGATTGGTTGCAGCAGAATTATAATAATCTGCTAATTTCAACACATGGAAACACTCATTTACATAGAATGCTCTACATTACTATTAATCAGCAAAGACTACAGATTAGTAGAttacatattataattaaaattattatgacTGGTAATGTTGTTATGTCATTGATCTCACTCACCTGCTCCACTATTCAGAGCAGATACAAGTTGTTGGTGATATCTTATTAATTTCATAAAGGTGTAATGCATTTTTCAAATATGTTTTCAGGGAGAGTGTCGTTTCAACAAAAAATAATGTcaatgtgtaatttatttgcaTTATTATGCGGGTGCTAAAATCAGCCAACTTCTTTTATTTTGCTAATTAACTTCTTAAATAACATTTATATACTGTTCTGGATTTTTCTAATATAATTGTGGTGAAAAAGGAGCATGTACATGAAAGTAAGAGTAATGATAATATGTATAAGACTCTCCTTCAATGTTGCTGCTAGCTAGCTCTTACTAAAGACAATCTAGTCATACACATTTCACATGGATTCTCCAAATAACTTGTCTAGATTGACTCCCCTAGCTCATCCAACAAGAACACTTCTTCTGAAATTCAATGCAAAGCATATAAATGATCAATCTGAAACTCCAACACCTCCGACAGATGAAGATGAAATTAACACTAACATTGAGCAACACCACAATTACTACATTCCTGAACTTGAAGCTGATGATGTGCCCTTCTATAACTCAGCCTCCTCGACAAACACTCCTCTACGGTCACCCCCTCATGTCGGCTGCCTTCAAACTCCTTCTATTCGGCTCTATGGCTCCGGTAGCAGGAGATCAAGATCAGTGAAAAGTGAAGTTACTGAATCAAGGTTTTCAAGAAGGGAAGAACAACAGGATGATAGTCAAGCTTCTGGAATTTATGTCACCTGGAGTGAGTTGTGGGTGACTGTGCCAGGGAAGAATGGTGGTCGCCGCCCAATTCTGCAGGGGCTCACGGGCTATGTAAGGCCTGGTGAGTGTTTGGCCATCATGGGTCCTTCTGGCTGTGGCAAATCTACTCTTCTTGATACTTTAGCAGGTGATTCTACTAGTACTATATACCAGTTCACTTATTCTGCAGCTATGTATAAGTTTTAAACGTTTTAAGTATCGGGTCATGTGAATGGCATTTTAATTGCTACCTGATCTCTTCAAGAAAAACATGGCACTTGAAGGCGTATGTGACACCTTTATACAAAGTTATctacttaaaattatattttgctaAGTGTGGAGAAAGCTACTGAATCTCTCAATATATATCCAGATGATTTTAAATGTAAATAGTATCACATAATCTTATTTTGCAATGTTAACACAATGATCAATTACAGGAAGGTTGGCTTCAAACACAACACAGAGCGGAGATATTCTGATCAATGGGCACAAACAAGCACTGGCTTTTGGTGCTTCAGTAAGAATACCAAGAATAATACTCTTGAATATGTCATTTATTTCGAAATATTTAGGTAGAAAATTCTGAAATAACATTGAgattttttgactttttaggCCTATGTGACTCAAGATAATACACTGATGACTACACTAACCGTCCTAGAAGCCATATACTTTTCCGCTCAACTCCAACTGCCTGATTCTATGTCAAAATTGGCGAAGAGGGAGAGGGCCATAATGACGATTACAGACATGGGATTGCAGGACGACATGAACACCAGAATTGGAGGCCTTACCGGTGGCCAGAAGAGGAGAGTTAGCATATGCATAGAAATCTTGAAACACCCACAACTTTTGTTTCTTGATGAACCTACAAGTGGATTGGATAGTGCAGCATCTTACCATGTCATGAGCCGTATAATTAAACTTGCTCAGCAGGATAAAAGGACTGTCATAGCTTCCATCCATCAACCAAGTGGTGAAGTCTTTGATCTTTTCCATAATTTATCACTTCTATCATCTGGTAAACAAGTTTATTTTGGTGCAACTTCACGAGCTAATGAGGTAATTACTCAAATTATGCTAATGAGCTATACAAAACGTATTTAACCACCTGCCAGTCATAATTTTtactattattatactattttgCAGTTCTTTGCCTCTAATGGCTTCCCTTGTCCAAGCACGAgaaatctttctgatcacttCCTCAGAACTATTAATATTGATTTCGATGTTGTAAGTACCAAGTGTATGTACAATATTATTTCAGGAAGCATTCCTGATTCCCAGTAGTGCTTTGTTAATTGACTGTATCTTGGTGTTCAATGTTAAATAGGATGTTGAGCATGAGCTTGGTGGAAGCGTAATAACTGCCACAAAAGCCATTGAAATCCTTGTCAATGCATATACCTCATCCGAAGCACACCAGCAAGTTATCAATAAAGTACAAGAGATATGTGAAAAGGTAAATCAAAAAtttactaaaatttaaattggtACACACACTTACAAAAATTcacatttttcaattttttcctgCAGAATCAAGTGACACTAAAGGAGAAGGAAGGTCAAGCAGGCTTCATTACTCAATGCCAAGTTCTTACCAAAAGATCTTTCATCAACATGTATCGTGATCCAGGTTATTACTGGCTTCGTCTGGTAATTTATGTTGCATTGTGCTTGTGCATTGGGACCATATTTTATGACGTTGGCCACAGTTACAGCGCGATTCAGGTAAGCTTAAGAATCTTTCCCTAATCTTATGTGCATATATGTCCAAACCAGTGTCTTCAAAATAGTTCTGCTTAGccaatgtatataaatttgtacaaattttattaataatatataaatgacAGGCTATAGGTTCAATGCTCATGTTTACGGCAAGTTTCTTGACTTTTATGGCCATAGGCGGATTCCCTTCTTTTGTAGAGGATATGAAGGTACATAGCTTGATATTCATATTTGAGCACATCAACATTTTGCTGAAATTGATCAACTTATTTGCATTGATCTCTAGATTTTTATACGAGAAAGATTGAATGGACACTATGGAGTAGCTGCATATGTTGTGGGAAACACCCTTTCTTCTGCACCATACTTGTTATTGATCTGTATCATCCCTGGGTCAATTGCTTATTTCCTCGTTGGCCTGCAAAAGGAGTTTGACCGTATTGtctactttggcatgatactcTTTGCCTGTATGCTACTGGTCGAAAGCCTAATGATGATGGTTGCAAGTATTGTCCCCGATTTTCTGTTGGGAATCATCACAGGTGCTGGACTTCAAGGAATGATGATGTTGAACGGAGGGTTTTTTCGACTGCCAGATGATCTCCCTAAGCCATTATGGAAATATCCAATAAGCTACATTTCATTCCACAAGTACGCGTGTGAGGGACTTTTCAAGAACGAGTATCTGGGACTGACATTTCCGAATGAGAAAGTTGGAGGACCGCCTACAATTACTGGAGAGGAGATTTTGAAGAATTATTGGGAAATGGAAGATTATTCAAAATGGTTGGATTTGGCGGTTTTGTTGGGAATGGTAGTAATATACAGGCTTCTGTTCTTTGGAATTATAAAGGCTTTAGAGAAGTTCAAGCCAGTGATTGCAGCTTGGATTAGTTCTTGGCGTACAGACTCAGAAGATAATTCTACAGCCCCTGATGTAGGATGCAGTGTTCGTCGTGTTCGGACTTTTTCACTGTTCGATTGTTCATTTTATACTGTTGATTTAACATTTCGCGAATAGATTAAAAACAAGGCAAACTATTTGTGTGTGTAGTGAATGAATTCATGGCAACAAAAATGTGTGTGATACATGTTTGCATCTGTCTATTATTCTGGTGTGTTTTTGGCAACAGACAGGATTGATAGATTTGATGTGcgttttaaaacaataaatctTTTCTCCTTTAGTCTTCTATGTGCTGGTAAGCCTCAGTAGTAACTAGTTTATTAGTCGTCTACATCATGCTGGCAAATGATCTGGGTCAAGGCTCGTTTACAGAATAAGAATTATACTATTGGTTTGCAATTTGCCCGGTTTTCTAATATTTGCCAAGTGATCAATCTATCTGGTCTTTATAGGGGATCAGTAGTTTAAAGTGAGAGTGAAAACAGAGTATATTTTGTCTTCAATACTGAAAGCACAGTTTAATTTGAACATCTATAAGGACCAAGGGACCTTAACTCTGCCATATCAGACTGAAAACTTTCTTTGATGTAATTTAACTgagaatattaaatatcattgtTATTAGATCAACCGCTCTCGTCTTCAAGTACGAACGAACCAAAAAGTAAGGATGTACGCGATTCGGATCGAATCGGTTACGACTTACGAGACTAAAGTCCCCAAATAACGGTTTTATAAATCTACGATCATAAACGAATCAAAAAATAGGGGTGTATGCGGTTCGGATCGAATCGGTTGTGATACTAAAGTCAAACCAAGCCGCAAATAACAGTTTCATAAAATCTAAGAATCACAACGAGATTCACGATTGCGattaaacaaatcaattctAACTGCTAAACTGCGATTTCTGCGGTTCGATTGCGGGTCAACCACCTGATaacatcaaaaaattaaattagaacTACTATAAATTATTACATATTTTCAGATACAAATCATCACTTTCCAGACAAAAAGTAAAGATATATGAGtcaaaataactaatataagaTTCGAAATTTAACTAACaccttatatttattttaacagaAATTTTTAAGGGAAGGATTACAAACTGCAACACATTACAAATTTTGGGGTGTAAACTGTCACGTTCCAAAATATATGTACTCATCTACCGATGAGCCAAAGTTGAGGGTTCCGAACACTAATCTCTTcaaatttcttcattttcatcccAAATTCATTTGTGCCCCCTTGACATAGTAATCTCAGTAATCTTCTAGTCATTTCAAAACAATAACATACATTTTCCTAAACAACCCGGTGTGTATTCAAAGATACAGGAATTTAAGCGGTCATATTTTGCATTTTCTCAGTAACACAATGGAGAATCAAGGAAGCTCTTTTCCCACTGATGAAGCGACTCAACGCAAGCACGCGGCAATGCTCGATCGTCTCTCTCGCCTCCACGATTCTCGAAACTCTTCCAAATCACGTGATCCAAACGACCCCTCTTTCGAATCCACACAAACATTTCTCACTAATTTCAATAATTCCAAGCTCTCAATTGAGTCTCAGCTCTCTCAAATCCCCAAATCTTGCGACCCCAGATCAGATATAGCCACTCTATCTGTCTCTATATCAGAGCTCGAGACCCTAATTTCTCAAAACTCTCACTTTTTGCCGCCTTATGAACTCCGTGCTTCTCTCAAATCTGTGGCTGATCTTAGGCAGAATTTGGACGAGGTTAGTTGTAGAGTGATACCCAAGAAGAAATTTTCTTTTAAGTCGAAGAAAGCGAGTGGGAATGTGAGCTTGGAGAGTGCACGCAAGGTGCTTGATGAAGTGCCTGCTGCTGAAAATGTTGGGGTTTTTGGTGTTCGTGATTCAGTGGGGTTTAAGGGAAAGGAAAATGAGGTTTTAGTGAAGGAATTCAAGAGTGGTGAGGAGGAAATCGGGGAGTTTGTGCTTTCGGATTTGGTGAATTGTGAGGTGAGGTTGATAGGTTGTTTCCGGGCTTTGTTTGTTCATAAGTTGGTTAATTGTAGAGTTTATGTGGGGGCAGTGTTCGGGTCAGTGTTGATCGAGGAAGTGGAGGGGTGTGTTTTTGTGATGGCGTCGCATCAGATTAGGATACATCATGCTAGGGGAACTGATTTTTATCTTAGAGTAAGGAGTAGGCCTATAATCGAGGATTGTAGTGGAGTGAGGTTTGCACCATATTGTTTGGGTTATAATGAGATCGAGAGGGATCTTAAGAAGTCAAACCTTGACGAGGAGACGGGGAATTGGGCCAACGTGGATGATTTTAAGTGGTTAAGAGCTGTTCAATCCCCAAATTGGTCTATTTTACCGGAATGTGATCGGATTGCCACAGTAAATATCTCTGGCTCAGAGCAATGAGATGATGATCAAGGTTTtgatttatatacttatatatctgTTTGTGATGATTACATACGAACACTACAACCTGTACTTGAATCTCTTTATCCTATATAAGTGCTAATATGATAGACAGACCAAACAATAGTGAAGTTATCTTAAAGATCAATAGATAATAGGATTCCTTGAGGACCTATATTGGATACagatatataagtattatattttaatcgaTATTATtcaactatttgcttattgctGGATAAATCTATAATTGCTGCTGTATACTTTTTGTATACTTATTGTGCTAAAGCTAAACAATTCTGTTACCATGAAACCTCAAAGTGTTTTGGTTTGTTATATTCATATGTAGCAAGCAATATATTAGGTGAAATAAAGGAAAACTGGAATGGGTCTAATGATTGATGCATAGGATGTAGTTTTCCATCCTGGACTCCTATGTTGGAACTATTGAATAGCCCTTTGTTTTGTGGTTATCACTATTTAAGAGTACAAGGGGATACAATTGTAGTCGAATGATTAAAGCCCCCCCAAGTTTTTTGAATTGTTCTGGAAAATCCATGGATCGATTAGTGTATTTTGTACATCATATGCATGTTGGTTTTTGCAATACAATTGTAATTGAATGATTACTCCTGCCCCCCTCTTTCAAGTTGCTTTTGAATAGTTCTGGAAAATCCATGAATTAATTAGATTATTTTGTACATCATATTGCATGCTGGTTTTTGTAATAAGCATCTTTGCAAATGGGTTTGGAAATTTGTGCTTCTCTGATTTTTTCTTAGAAAATTCTTGAGGATGTTATATAACTGGAATTTAGGCTATAAAGAGACAAATGAAACAATAAATTTATGACCAAACACAATTAAGTGTGTTGCATGTTAgggtttatttaatttttatgtatcAACTTTTATGTTAGTATATGTAacttctgaatttttaattaaatatctgTCCGAATTACAAAATACAAACTATTAAATGTACCTTCTATTAGAATACACTATCATTTATAcgaaattacaaatatattataataagttaatgacattatattttatattaagataCTCATTACAACAAATATGAATCATTCAATAAAATTGTACTCACTCCGTCCCTCTaaattctttacagtttttttcactgcttaacacacattttaaggcgtATATAAagcatagtttcataacttatttttaattttttttttgtataaaactttaaattttaaacttttattcagaaaagaaaacagTTTAGAATAATTTAAgaagctactccctccgtcccatttaattctatacgtttctttttcactgctcgacacgcacttcaatgttCCTGTAAAATTTAGTTccattacttattttttaaattttctttttctgaataaaaatataacattcaaatttttatttacaaaagaaaaatcttaaaattcagttacggaactatactttacgggagcattaaagtccgtgccgcgtccccgtcccccaatgtatataactcagggggGCGGAGgaagtatactttataggagccttaaaatgcgtgtcgagccctCTGTCCCGAATATAAAGGacgcggggggggggggggggggggtatcaTATAAGATACTGTTAACTTATTAATCATTAAGCATGTTCACAAATCACAGCAAGGGCTCTACACgtgcttgtatatatatatactcacacATATATTGTCACTTATTGAAATTAAGTAGTTATACCAAAGGCCTCCTGGTTACCTTGCTCCCTTAATGGTCGAGGATTTAGACTTTGTCAAGACAAGGTCGGTGGGTGAGTGTGGTTAATCATAaaagaaataagtattttttCCTATTTATGTAAGACTAAGAAGTATGTTATAACCTTAGTCATAATAGGTGAtcattgaaatttatttataagagGTATGTCATAACCTTAATCATTGATTTTCTTATTAGGAGAATTTGAGCTTTTTGAGGACCAGCTTTTGACCACTCTTTTTATTAACAGTAGCTCTCTTGAGCTCTTTCTGGACTAAGAGTACATATGACACGTCTTGGGGCCTTGGGCACTCCTTGATTCTGTGACCAACATTTTCTTTCTATGACAAACTTTTACGAAATgtgtatattttttagttttgtaaTTCCACAATTGTGTTTGAAGTTCAATTGAAAGATGATTTTTGCTTGTTCTTTATCAAGCTGCATTTGGTAGTTGCTGACAGTAAATATTGATGAATGCAGAATTGCCAATAGCCTGCTGACGAAGGAGCGCGAATAGCAGAAATTCTCTCTCTCTACTCTACTGCGCCCATTCTTTAGATCATATGTTTTGAAGATATTGTGCTGAGTAACAAATATTTTGATTGAAGAAAATATGATATTCTCTTGGATGCTAGGGTCTATATGCTACAGATAGTATCATTCTTTCTACTTAATTACATGTTTCCTTTGCATACTATTGTTGTAAGTGGCCTGAGAAGATGGATTGTCTTCTGGTGGGGgggaatatttttaaattctcaGCTGTTGGTGAGAAACAGATGTGCAGATAAGAGCTCCTTGGCCATGCCAGGGATCAGCTGCCTTGTTCTAAAGGCTCTTCCCCCCTCATATGGCCAAACGTTCATAATCCTTTTTTTTCAATCTGTCTCTACCCTGTGATATTTTGGTAAATAGGCAGTCTACTGTGGCATGTTTTGGACCTGTGAGTAGACCTGAGTCACCTGACCATGTTATCCATCAATTTTATTCATGACACGAAAAATATAACGTTTGGGTTTGTACTTTTTCAGCTGCAAGAAATACGAAATATACTAGAATATTCTTTCTGAGTACAACAGGATACTTATTTAGTTTTGAGTACAACAGGTTTTTCTTTTTGGACATTGGTCCATTCTAAGATGAACTTTATGATGTCAGGCAACATGATTCAAGTACCAGTTGTATTTTCTATCGCGAGTAAGCTCTGAACATGGAGCAATGGATGAGTTTGACATGTGAGTTGAAACAGGTCGATCAAGgtgtaataaaaatttatctccaACCAGGAACATCATAAAATCATCTTATCTTTTAGGTAGAGACAATCAGATAGGAAGCCATGTTCTGTTTTAGAAGCATTTTAAGTTTCATAGCCTAACAGCCAAAGGAGAGCAGTCGGAGCAGTTGGCATACTTTTTGTGAGATATACACCATTCAACATGtttttagaattttattcgttaacacactaacaactattttttatttagtcgaaataagaaaaatatttagaaaatccgtattttgatttgtttattaaTAATGTCGTTTAAGAAACggtgttggagatgctctcgtCACAGACGAGACTCGTTCAGCTCAGAACATCTGGAAGTATATAgcattattgttattattatcagGACCGGGGTTGACCTTTAACTCACAAAAGCATTAGTATAGTAGTAACACACATTTCACTTGCTATATTCCTTTTCGCCACTTTCCTAGCAATGTCCAGCTCCGGCGACTTGCGTCATTTTCCGGCGAATACAATTACCTCATCCTCACTTCTCACCGCCGATCCAAGCATCCCACTCCTCAATCTCGCCGCCGTACAAACACGAATCGACGCCGTCCGTACAATTCTCTCCAATTCACTTCAAACTCAAACCCTAATCGGAAAA
Protein-coding regions in this window:
- the LOC108205150 gene encoding ABC transporter G family member 1 gives rise to the protein MDSPNNLSRLTPLAHPTRTLLLKFNAKHINDQSETPTPPTDEDEINTNIEQHHNYYIPELEADDVPFYNSASSTNTPLRSPPHVGCLQTPSIRLYGSGSRRSRSVKSEVTESRFSRREEQQDDSQASGIYVTWSELWVTVPGKNGGRRPILQGLTGYVRPGECLAIMGPSGCGKSTLLDTLAGRLASNTTQSGDILINGHKQALAFGASAYVTQDNTLMTTLTVLEAIYFSAQLQLPDSMSKLAKRERAIMTITDMGLQDDMNTRIGGLTGGQKRRVSICIEILKHPQLLFLDEPTSGLDSAASYHVMSRIIKLAQQDKRTVIASIHQPSGEVFDLFHNLSLLSSGKQVYFGATSRANEFFASNGFPCPSTRNLSDHFLRTINIDFDVDVEHELGGSVITATKAIEILVNAYTSSEAHQQVINKVQEICEKNQVTLKEKEGQAGFITQCQVLTKRSFINMYRDPGYYWLRLVIYVALCLCIGTIFYDVGHSYSAIQAIGSMLMFTASFLTFMAIGGFPSFVEDMKIFIRERLNGHYGVAAYVVGNTLSSAPYLLLICIIPGSIAYFLVGLQKEFDRIVYFGMILFACMLLVESLMMMVASIVPDFLLGIITGAGLQGMMMLNGGFFRLPDDLPKPLWKYPISYISFHKYACEGLFKNEYLGLTFPNEKVGGPPTITGEEILKNYWEMEDYSKWLDLAVLLGMVVIYRLLFFGIIKALEKFKPVIAAWISSWRTDSEDNSTAPDVGCSVRRVRTFSLFDCSFYTVDLTFRE
- the LOC108211318 gene encoding tubulin-folding cofactor C; protein product: MENQGSSFPTDEATQRKHAAMLDRLSRLHDSRNSSKSRDPNDPSFESTQTFLTNFNNSKLSIESQLSQIPKSCDPRSDIATLSVSISELETLISQNSHFLPPYELRASLKSVADLRQNLDEVSCRVIPKKKFSFKSKKASGNVSLESARKVLDEVPAAENVGVFGVRDSVGFKGKENEVLVKEFKSGEEEIGEFVLSDLVNCEVRLIGCFRALFVHKLVNCRVYVGAVFGSVLIEEVEGCVFVMASHQIRIHHARGTDFYLRVRSRPIIEDCSGVRFAPYCLGYNEIERDLKKSNLDEETGNWANVDDFKWLRAVQSPNWSILPECDRIATVNISGSEQ